The following proteins come from a genomic window of Anabas testudineus chromosome 3, fAnaTes1.2, whole genome shotgun sequence:
- the marveld3 gene encoding MARVEL domain-containing protein 3, whose amino-acid sequence MKMPERGRHHQRSDVYGDHRSRDRDYSQNGDHSSYNGRGRNQKPRDTERRGSAGDSTAKQHRHRDMTTASDKEPPAYRDYNHEGPSRLSRETSVYHSEEGYYEQPHRQALYNLRYILTSRGLCQIMEVSVNLLLIICAGVPYSNNSTYRDVASLGGLYYYYYGGANAFTGAEAEKVKALDQQFYQLKRPPYVYTMACGGVLMIYAGAMLALGIFRVPYRWPPVLLGEALLNLLIGLGYIPALAFYFIKVQEIYNNPICAEREQMYKSKGYNGYGCQFDGADIAGGLFGVLGVFVFIFGAVLAVRAFRSVWELKKQRTNEDSNL is encoded by the exons ATGAAGATGCCAGAGAGGGGGAGGCACCACCAGAGGAGTGATGTGTACGGAGACCACAGGAGCAGAGACAGGGACTATTCACAAAATGGAGACCACTCTTCGTACAATGGTAGAGGTCGTAACCAGAAGCCGAGAGACACGGAGAGGAGAGGCTCTGCTGGTGACAGCACGgccaaacaacacagacacagggacaTGACAACTGCCTCTGACAAGGAGCCACCTGCTTACAGAGACTACAACCATGAAGGGCCCTCAAGACT GTCCAGAGAGACGTCAGTGTACCACTCTGAAGAGGGGTATTATGAGCAACCACACAGACAAGCTCTGTACAATCTCAGATATATCTTAACCAGCAGAG GTCTCTGCCAGATTATGGAGGTGTCTGTGAATCTGCTTCTCATCATCTGTGCAGGAGTTCCATACAGCAACAACAGTACTTACCGTGACGTGGCCAGCCTTGGTGGActctactattattactacGGTGGAGCCAACGCCTTCACTGGAGCCGAGGCAGAGAAGGTGAAGGCACTGGACCAGCAGTTCTATCAGCTCAAGCGGCCGCCATACGTCTACACTATGGCCTGTGGTGGTGTTTTAATGATCTATGCCGGTGCTATGCTTGCCTTGGGGATTTTCAGAGTCCCTTACCGCTGGCCCCCTGTGCTTCTTGGGGAGGCTCTGCTGAACCTTCTGATTGGACTCGGCTACATCCCTGCACTagctttttactttattaaggTGCAGGAAATCTACAATAACCCcatctgtgcagagagagagcaaatGTACAAGAGTAAAGGTTATAATGGCTATGGGTGTCAGTTCGATGGTGCAGATATCGCAGGAGGTCTCTTCGGGGTGCTGGgggtgtttgttttcatctttggtGCAGTGTTAGCTGTCAGAGCGTTCAGGTCAGTGTGGGAGCTTAAGAAGCAAAGGACAAACGAGGACAGTAATTTATAA